The genomic interval ACATGCCAAAAAGAAAGATAAActataatatattatgaattattttctaATCTAATTATTAGATGTAATTTGCCCTTAAATTTGTTCAGTATCTAGGGATAAATTCTAAAACAATTTTAGGTTATCGAAACACTATTAAGGATAATATTGGAAGAATatgtataaaagaaaataaaccaTGCTTAAAGTATTGAATGATTTACTTTTTAATAGGATTTTCTTaactcattttctttatttatatgaataataattttgttatttttatcatGGTCCTCACATGAGTTTAAAgttatccaaaaaaaaaatttctaaatattgaaattggagaaaaaaagtttatttttttatttttatataataccATTAATGATGttgttcaaaatattttaagaaactaatttcttttatataacaTCCATAGTTACATTACATAAAGAATACATGAAGAATATATcataaagtaaaatatatattgaaatatatgtatatatacagGTAATTCATAAAgtgatataaaatatatttctttttataaaaaatttaaaatatatacatatatcaaaacaaaatattacaagaaaatcattaattgTGAttgtttaaattgatatttgtccccatttatatattatgaaatattcttatatatagtaTATGTGGGATCTTCAACACACAACCCTCACTACTAGACCCTTCAACTCGTTACTAAGATAAACTTTAAATAgttttgatatcatattaagaagtagacTTTAACCTCAAGTCAACTTTATCAAACTGATttgtaaggtgaggtttgcactcacttatatactctAAAATGTCCTTATCTTTATTCGATGTAAtatttgcactcacttatatactctaaaatgtccttatctttattcgatgtgagatctccaactgTGGATGAGATGAATTCTTTTGAAGCTTTATTCAATATTAGTGAAagagatgaaaaaaattattaatttaacttAGTATTGTGTTATTTGAtaatttgcttttttttttttttgagactttttgaaaaattatacgGTGTAACTTAGTATGTTGATGTGTAATATTTGTTCAATGTGCATGTTGTTGagaataaacattttttttgtaaagaAGCACTAGTGAATGTCTAGGTTTACAAGAACATGGAGTGGATCAAACAAAGTAATGGTTCTTTCTTTATACACCCAATCAGTTTTAACCTGCAGccaatcaatttttaaaattctagaaTTGGAAAATAcatttggaaaagaaaattcaTAATAGATTTTTTGTGTTGTGAGAATAAAATTCCATAATAGAATTGGAAAAACAAATTCTCATTTTGGAAAAGCAAATACGGAATACAAATAATAAATTCCAGAAAAGGAattatgaaaaacaaatttCGGAAAcatatttccaaaaaaaaaatctagaaaggTTATTATGAAAAGTTGTTCCAAAAAGCCTAATCCAAATGGAGTAAAAAATTTGGTTGCTTTCGGGTCTATTTTTACCAGAGTGAGAGGATTCTCGTTCAAGCGAAAATAGTATTGAAACTGTTCTCGAACTAGGTTGGGGACTGAGAGAACTATTGTCTTCGGATGTCACTCGGTCGGTCGTATCTCACTTCCTCCTTCGGTTCCTCTCGCTGAACGACTCCTCAGGctggtggggtacctgcagatggcactccaacgctcaagtcagtggggtatcgtattcggctggttagaatactgtagataatgacctactttcttccttggaatgcgtgatatttatattaccttgatgggcccTTGCTGTTGGGCCGAATTAGGGGGTTGTTTAGcgattagggttggattaggtCGTTTCCTAACCGTGGGTTGACCTTTGCTAATTAGGTCAACAGTTTGACTTGAGCACCTTATGTCGGTCGGCCACATATGACACGTGATCAACCTCGTACCTTAAAGTATGGTCTTGACGCATGGGTTGACCGGGTCAATAGACCGGTCGGCCATCCCGGTACAGAAACTGAACTTGTTTTTTACCTCATTTTCGTTCAAGCACAAAATTTGTGCTCAAGCAAAATTATTTTCGTTcaagctaaaaaaaaaaaatcttctaatTTTCGTTTGCTTAGTTATTTTGTAAtgattttttgttaattttaatgaatgtgttagttaaatattttatctttaatggaTGTATGATGTGCAAAACTTCTTTTGATTTTTCGTTTGCTTAGTTATTGTGTAatgatttttgttaattttaatgAATGTGCTAGTTAAATATTTGATCTTTAATGGATTTATGATGTGTAAAATGATTAATAAATCAACtaaaagtgtgatcaagacataacaaaatattgtgttgagattgttatgaGAATGTGTTGATTTGTGAGACTTTGTGAAATAAATTAGCGTGACTCTAGTAATATATTGGatcatataaataaaagtatcaCATGTGGGGAGAGTCGAAGGAGATTCATATTATTGAGTCTGAGATatgaaagaaattataaaaaaaagatctTATGAATTTACCTGTCTCCTATGAGAATGATTTTTCTGAAGTTGAGACTATGTTTAGATGGGAACACGTCTCTAGGTTTAATTTCAATACATTAGTCATCCCTTTTTCCATAAGGATTGCAATGATTGTTGAATTCAGATTTTTTTACGTGCTTACATAGCCAATGCACAATGATAGGATCTCTTGCCATAATagttatatatttcaaaatccCAGTGCCTTTGTTATGGGTTTGAGTCCAGTTGAAACAACTTTGGTGTGTTATGATATGTTGGATTGAAGGAGAAGAAATAGAGGGAAAATAACAATTTTGTTATGatataattgaaatatttttgcaAGTTGAAGGCAATGCAACTTGCTTCCATTCATTGAGGCGACACGGAGCTCCAAAACGAATCATCTCCAATTGAGAAAAATTGGAGAGCAGACAGTTTATATAtcttattttctatatttataaattaaaaatattaagatgATTAAATACTAAAACTACCCACGGATGAATATTGTATTCCATTTTACTTTAAATGGGCTTGAGGCCTGATTCATTTTCTTTGCATTTATAGCCTTTGTTGTTTTCGGAAGTGCACCCCATCAATTTCTACCTTCACCCGTAAGGGTAAATATGACATTTCACACTCGATGAGATGCAGGTTTAGATTTGGGAGTGGAGGaagcaatattttttttgttggaatggggtttaatgggacacaAAATGTTAACTCGGGTCGAAAAGAGCAAAAATGAATAAAGGTTTTGGCCCACTGTccaagaatgaaagaaaaataaataacaaatgaaagatgaaagaaaagtggttaaaattttaatgtgaaaaaataataattcttttaagAAAACTAAAATGGTTAATCATAAATAACACTAAATTGagacttataaaaataataaaacgaaattaaataaaagttagAAATTAAAGGATTATTAAAAATGTCATTTTAGCTTTATGgtgtataataaaataaattgaaaacacAGAGGAGCACGTGATCCTGACACTATATTTAATATTAGAAAGAAATGATTTGTCTTAAAATTTTCACcagaaaaaaaggaagaagactTGGATGCAATAACACCTAAGTAAGGGTTTTAgcttcttctccttctccttcttcttcttccaagaaCCCCAATGTTCAGTCTCATATCTCCAACTGGGGCTTTACCCATGGATTCTCTTCCAAAACTGCGCCACTCCAATCTCACTCTCAGCCACCACACTTCTCCATTACCCACGCTCTTATCCTCTTCCCTCTCTTTCCGCTCTCGACCACCACCACACTTTCCCTCTTCATCGTCGTTCAGGTTACCTTCCATCAGAGCCTCCTCTTCACTCTCCTCAAACGACCCTGCGTTTCACTCCTCCAAAAACGCCCTCTCTCTATCCCCACTTCTCCAAACCCTAAACTCCTTCCTCTCCCCCCTCGCCCAAACCACCTGCATCGTCATCGCCGCCACCGCCTTCTTCTTCATGCGATTCCACCACACGCCCGCCATCGCCGCCACCCTCTCCCCGCCCGCTGCCGACTCCGAGACTGCGCTCACCGAGGAGGAAGCCGAGAGAGTTCTGGAGGAGCGGCTCAGCGCCAACCCCGCCGACGTCGACGCTCTGCGCGCGCTCATGGAGTGCAAGATCAAAGCGCGCAAGCTTGACGAAGCGTTCGCCGTTCTGGACCGTCTCATCGAGCTCCAGCCGGAGGAGTACGAGTGGCCGCTGCTGAAGGCCAACATGCACATCTACAACGACGAACACGCCGCTGCGCGTGAACTGTTCGAGGAAATGTTGAAGAAGGACCCGCTCCGCGTGGAAGCGTTCCACGGCCTCGTCATGGCGACTTCGCAGTTGAATGAGCCGTTGAGAGCGTTGTTGAAGAGAGTACAGGCGGCGACTGAGACTTGCAAGAAGCAGAAGAGGGACTCGGATGTGAGGGACTTCAGGCTCTTGATTGCGCAGATTAAAGTGATGGAAGGGGATTTCCCTGAGGCGCTTAAGGCTTATCAGGATTTGGTGAAGGAAGAACCCAGAGATTTCAGGCCTTATTTGTGTCAGGGTATTATATATACCCTCTTAAGGAAGAAAGACGAAGCTGATAAGCAATTTGATAAGTTTCGCAGGCTTGTTCCTAAGGACCATCCTTACATGGAGTATTTTGAGGACAACATGTTCGCGACCAAATTCTTCTCGCAGAAACTGGAGAGGGAGGGAGCAGGTGCTAGGGACTGAGGAAGGTTATGAGTTTTTGTTTTGTCTCTTTCCTTTATACTCATTCTTGTTTTTGCTTATATACTGTCATATGGTAATTCAGATGTTGCCATAGGTGATTACTGGTTAGTTTAATAGTTTTAGTTTACTTTCGTAATGGTGGTTCTGAGTTACTGCTGGCTAGGTTTGTGGTGGATATAAATAGTAGGGTTAATGAAGAGAAGCTATTTTTGTGCTGAAATATCTAATTGATGcattgcttttattttttatagcgttttattttatttggattgCAGCCTCAgttatttttttctgtttatCTTCCGCATAT from Phaseolus vulgaris cultivar G19833 chromosome 1, P. vulgaris v2.0, whole genome shotgun sequence carries:
- the LOC137814390 gene encoding protein SLOW GREEN 1, chloroplastic-like: MFSLISPTGALPMDSLPKLRHSNLTLSHHTSPLPTLLSSSLSFRSRPPPHFPSSSSFRLPSIRASSSLSSNDPAFHSSKNALSLSPLLQTLNSFLSPLAQTTCIVIAATAFFFMRFHHTPAIAATLSPPAADSETALTEEEAERVLEERLSANPADVDALRALMECKIKARKLDEAFAVLDRLIELQPEEYEWPLLKANMHIYNDEHAAARELFEEMLKKDPLRVEAFHGLVMATSQLNEPLRALLKRVQAATETCKKQKRDSDVRDFRLLIAQIKVMEGDFPEALKAYQDLVKEEPRDFRPYLCQGIIYTLLRKKDEADKQFDKFRRLVPKDHPYMEYFEDNMFATKFFSQKLEREGAGARD